The uncultured Cohaesibacter sp. genome window below encodes:
- a CDS encoding substrate-binding domain-containing protein, whose amino-acid sequence MNKLTVALLTTIAISLPQVASAADKAGMEKKDSYRFVIIPKVVHPWFDLVNDGAKQAAAVIEAQTGSKVKIDYSAPQQADVVQQNQIVESSISTRPDGIAIDLLDASGNRASLEEAIDQGIQVTVFDSVPPEGMNLTSIGNDFCEQAEIASHRLAELLGEEGEVAIMMGVPTAPNHAIRAECHKKVFESYPKMKVVATGIDNDSIETAQKQAAAIMQANPNLKGWVACDAAGPIGIGQAIQEAGKVGDVKMVGLDNLPEMLQLIRDGVADSSSSTKPQMQGYWAVMAMWQQSIGVETPKYLDTGIAVLTKDNIGE is encoded by the coding sequence ATGAATAAACTTACAGTTGCGCTTCTTACTACAATTGCGATTTCCCTGCCGCAGGTAGCCTCGGCTGCCGACAAGGCTGGCATGGAGAAAAAGGACAGCTATCGTTTCGTCATCATTCCAAAGGTTGTGCACCCATGGTTCGACCTGGTGAATGACGGTGCCAAGCAGGCAGCCGCTGTCATCGAAGCCCAGACAGGCTCAAAAGTAAAAATCGATTACAGTGCACCGCAGCAGGCTGACGTTGTTCAGCAGAACCAGATCGTGGAAAGCTCGATCTCTACCCGTCCAGACGGCATCGCCATCGACCTTCTTGACGCCAGCGGCAACCGCGCTTCTCTTGAAGAAGCCATCGATCAGGGCATTCAGGTCACGGTATTCGACTCGGTCCCGCCTGAAGGCATGAACCTCACCTCGATCGGCAACGACTTCTGCGAACAAGCCGAGATCGCCTCTCACCGTCTTGCTGAACTGCTCGGAGAAGAGGGTGAAGTCGCCATCATGATGGGCGTGCCAACGGCTCCGAACCACGCCATTCGCGCCGAATGCCACAAGAAGGTATTCGAGAGCTATCCGAAGATGAAAGTCGTCGCCACCGGCATTGACAACGACAGCATCGAAACAGCCCAGAAGCAGGCTGCAGCCATCATGCAGGCCAATCCGAACTTGAAGGGTTGGGTTGCTTGTGATGCGGCCGGCCCGATCGGTATCGGTCAGGCGATTCAGGAAGCCGGCAAGGTCGGCGACGTGAAGATGGTCGGTCTCGACAACCTGCCTGAAATGCTGCAGTTGATCCGGGACGGCGTTGCCGACAGCTCTTCGTCAACGAAACCACAGATGCAGGGCTACTGGGCCGTCATGGCCATGTGGCAACAGTCCATCGGCGTTGAAACACCCAAATATCTCGACACGGGTATTGCAGTGCTGACCAAGGACAACATCGGCGAGTGA
- a CDS encoding SIS domain-containing protein produces MKTLCRNALAELNQVIDKLDESNCDQAVDVISSAHRIALYGVGREGLQIKGFAMRLFHLGLKASVVGDMTTPPLGKGDLLIVSAGPGYFSTVSALIETAGKAGATTLCITAQKDGASARAADHVLVIPAQTMADDMGTKTSTLPMGSLYEGAQYVVFECLILKLRQVLAVSTDNMRQNHTNLE; encoded by the coding sequence ATGAAGACACTGTGCCGGAATGCGCTTGCTGAACTAAATCAAGTTATTGATAAACTTGATGAAAGTAATTGTGACCAAGCCGTGGATGTCATCAGCTCTGCGCACCGCATCGCGCTCTATGGAGTCGGCAGGGAGGGTCTTCAGATCAAGGGTTTCGCCATGCGGCTGTTCCATCTCGGCCTCAAGGCATCCGTTGTTGGAGACATGACGACACCACCGCTCGGCAAGGGGGATCTGCTGATTGTCTCGGCGGGGCCGGGGTATTTTTCCACCGTTTCGGCCCTTATCGAGACAGCTGGCAAGGCTGGCGCTACAACCCTGTGTATTACCGCGCAAAAGGACGGGGCGAGCGCCAGGGCTGCCGATCATGTTCTCGTGATCCCGGCCCAGACCATGGCTGACGATATGGGGACCAAAACCTCCACCCTTCCGATGGGGTCGCTTTACGAAGGTGCTCAGTATGTAGTATTCGAGTGTCTGATTTTGAAGCTGAGGCAAGTTTTAGCAGTCAGCACGGACAATATGCGACAGAACCATACAAATCTCGAATGA
- a CDS encoding sugar ABC transporter ATP-binding protein: MAFLEVEDLTRDYPGVRALSEVSLKLELGRVHILAGENGAGKSTLVKLVTGTENPSGGRILIDGQDAKLNPDLHRFVAYVPQELNLFPHLTVSENLFLPFSRSSLSGRLVNRRQMDRDAQSYLDRFAISAKPSELVRDISVPEQQLLQIARASVNADMKVLILDEPTSSLTSSEIERVLGIIKAFRDQNHAIVFISHKIDEVLAIGDDYTVLRNGAKVADGQIADIDEAGLIRAMSGEDIASSKHFQPDIPDEQSPQVPILEVSGLSGTMFNDVSFALKPGEILGFAGLLGAGRSEVMQTIFGYLKASSGSVKLKGTPFPLGKTSQSVQSGLLYLSEERKLHGILPQSSLRENIGISILDQISSWAGIDLASERQKVREVVKAYDIKAAGISQQMSHLSGGNQQKAIIGRAMATRPKVLIFDEPTKGIDVRTKTEIYKIMKRLAEEGVGIILVSSEMDELRKCSNRIITMYSGKVTGCFDSSTTKNETLLGAMFGSEANPDAA, from the coding sequence ATGGCATTTCTAGAAGTTGAAGACTTGACGCGCGACTATCCGGGCGTTCGAGCTTTGAGCGAAGTGAGCCTCAAGCTTGAGTTGGGTCGCGTCCATATTCTGGCGGGCGAAAACGGAGCCGGGAAATCCACCCTGGTGAAACTGGTAACAGGAACGGAAAACCCAAGCGGCGGGCGCATTCTGATCGATGGTCAGGATGCAAAGCTCAATCCGGACCTGCACCGCTTCGTCGCCTATGTGCCCCAGGAACTCAATCTGTTCCCGCATCTCACCGTATCCGAGAACCTGTTCCTCCCCTTCAGCCGATCCAGCCTGTCCGGGCGATTGGTCAACCGGCGCCAGATGGACCGCGATGCGCAGAGCTATCTGGATCGCTTTGCCATTTCCGCAAAACCGAGCGAACTGGTCCGCGACATTTCGGTTCCCGAACAGCAGTTGCTGCAAATCGCCCGCGCGTCTGTCAACGCGGACATGAAGGTGTTGATCCTTGACGAACCGACGTCCTCGCTCACCTCCTCGGAGATCGAGCGGGTCCTCGGCATCATCAAGGCCTTCCGCGACCAGAACCACGCGATCGTCTTCATTTCGCACAAGATCGATGAAGTGCTGGCCATTGGCGATGACTACACGGTCCTGCGCAATGGCGCAAAGGTGGCCGATGGCCAGATTGCCGACATCGACGAGGCAGGCCTGATCCGCGCCATGTCCGGCGAGGACATTGCCTCCAGCAAGCATTTCCAGCCCGACATTCCCGACGAACAGTCTCCGCAAGTGCCGATCCTTGAAGTCTCCGGGCTCAGCGGCACCATGTTCAACGATGTCTCGTTCGCGCTCAAGCCGGGAGAAATCCTCGGCTTTGCCGGACTTCTGGGCGCAGGCCGCTCGGAAGTGATGCAGACGATCTTCGGCTATCTGAAAGCCAGCAGCGGCAGCGTCAAACTGAAAGGCACACCCTTCCCGCTCGGCAAGACCAGCCAGTCCGTTCAGTCCGGCCTGCTATATCTTTCCGAAGAGCGCAAGCTGCACGGCATCCTGCCGCAGTCTAGCCTGCGGGAAAACATCGGCATTTCGATTCTTGACCAGATTTCGAGCTGGGCGGGCATCGATCTGGCATCCGAGCGCCAGAAGGTGCGCGAAGTGGTGAAAGCCTACGACATCAAGGCCGCCGGCATTTCCCAGCAGATGTCGCATCTGTCGGGTGGCAACCAGCAGAAGGCCATCATCGGCCGAGCGATGGCGACAAGACCGAAGGTGCTCATCTTCGACGAGCCGACCAAGGGGATCGACGTGCGCACCAAGACCGAAATCTACAAGATCATGAAACGTCTCGCCGAAGAGGGCGTCGGAATCATTCTGGTCTCCTCTGAAATGGATGAATTGCGCAAGTGTTCCAACCGCATCATCACCATGTATTCCGGCAAGGTTACCGGATGTTTCGATTCCTCAACCACCAAAAACGAGACCCTGCTTGGAGCCATGTTCGGGTCGGAGGCAAACCCAGATGCAGCCTAA
- the dhaL gene encoding dihydroxyacetone kinase subunit DhaL codes for MSNSQEHSTKKLMNKPEVIIPEMIEGMISAHPDLLRLEGETGRAVVAIDGPRDGKVGIVVGGGSGHEPAFAGYVGRGLADAAAIGNVFASPSPEHIKEAAIAADGGAGLVFLYGNYTGDCLNFNMAAEECTALGMDVRSVAVIDDVASAPKDKAGERRGIAGDFFVFKIAGAAADQGRSLDDVFAAANKANAATLSMGVALSACSMPQTLKPNFEIGPDEMEIGMGLHGEPGMRRSKVETADHVTDNLMDMILGEMAPAAGDEVAVLVNGLGATGQMELYLIHRRVALILKERGIRIYHSWVGEYCTSMEMAGASITLMKLDDDLRSLLDHPCRTPALTVGSAPEPVIGSKHTARTYETHDLDDTVDRASLKTDGTVTPAIFRSMMYAAAEAIAREKDRLSELDGVIGDGDHGVTMDIGWTAVVQSLEAASDEDTISQTCTRTAKAFLDAVGASSGPLYAGAFKRAGKAVSDRLNMDAKAMAAWVEGMLLGILDRGGANVGDKTMLDAWAPAVEAAKKAADAQADALAVITAAAAGARRGADATRDMESRRGRSKKLGARSVGHIDPGAESAHVILQAMTDALSRQG; via the coding sequence ATGTCAAACAGTCAGGAGCATTCTACCAAGAAGCTCATGAATAAGCCGGAAGTGATCATTCCCGAGATGATCGAGGGGATGATTTCTGCCCATCCCGATCTTCTGCGACTGGAAGGGGAAACCGGTCGGGCCGTGGTGGCAATCGATGGACCGCGCGATGGCAAGGTTGGCATTGTTGTCGGTGGCGGTTCCGGACATGAACCTGCGTTTGCCGGATATGTCGGTAGGGGGCTTGCCGATGCGGCTGCGATCGGCAATGTCTTTGCCTCTCCTTCGCCGGAACACATCAAGGAAGCCGCAATCGCTGCGGATGGCGGTGCCGGGCTGGTCTTTCTCTACGGTAACTACACGGGCGATTGCCTCAACTTCAACATGGCGGCGGAAGAATGCACCGCGCTTGGCATGGATGTGCGCTCGGTGGCCGTGATCGATGATGTGGCTTCCGCCCCCAAAGACAAGGCCGGGGAACGTCGCGGCATCGCCGGCGATTTTTTCGTTTTCAAAATCGCAGGCGCTGCCGCCGATCAGGGCCGGTCGCTTGACGACGTCTTCGCCGCAGCCAACAAGGCCAATGCCGCCACCCTTTCCATGGGCGTTGCGCTTTCGGCCTGTTCCATGCCCCAGACGCTGAAGCCGAATTTCGAGATTGGTCCGGACGAGATGGAAATCGGCATGGGGCTTCATGGTGAGCCGGGGATGCGCCGCAGCAAGGTCGAAACGGCCGATCACGTCACCGACAATCTGATGGACATGATCCTTGGCGAAATGGCCCCTGCTGCCGGAGATGAAGTTGCCGTACTCGTGAACGGTCTGGGTGCAACGGGCCAAATGGAGCTTTATCTCATTCACCGTCGGGTGGCGCTGATCCTCAAGGAACGTGGCATCCGGATCTATCACAGCTGGGTGGGGGAATATTGCACCTCAATGGAAATGGCCGGGGCGTCGATCACCCTGATGAAGCTTGATGACGATCTGCGCTCTCTGCTTGATCATCCATGCCGGACGCCAGCTCTCACCGTGGGCAGTGCGCCAGAGCCCGTGATCGGTAGCAAACACACAGCGCGTACCTACGAAACCCATGACCTTGATGATACGGTGGACCGTGCAAGCCTGAAGACCGACGGCACCGTGACGCCGGCTATTTTCAGAAGCATGATGTATGCGGCAGCTGAGGCCATCGCTCGGGAAAAGGACCGTTTGAGCGAGCTTGATGGCGTGATCGGCGACGGCGATCATGGGGTGACCATGGACATCGGCTGGACCGCCGTGGTCCAGAGCCTTGAAGCCGCATCCGACGAGGACACGATCTCGCAGACCTGCACCAGAACCGCCAAGGCTTTTCTGGATGCCGTGGGGGCCTCTTCCGGGCCGCTTTATGCTGGCGCCTTCAAGCGGGCAGGCAAGGCCGTCTCCGATCGTCTGAACATGGATGCCAAGGCCATGGCTGCATGGGTTGAGGGCATGCTTCTGGGGATTCTCGACCGGGGCGGTGCCAACGTTGGCGACAAGACGATGCTCGATGCCTGGGCACCCGCTGTGGAGGCGGCCAAGAAGGCAGCAGACGCACAGGCCGATGCGCTGGCGGTGATCACCGCTGCAGCCGCAGGCGCCAGACGCGGAGCCGATGCAACGCGCGACATGGAAAGCCGCCGGGGTCGTTCCAAGAAGCTGGGCGCCCGGTCTGTCGGTCATATCGATCCGGGTGCGGAATCGGCCCATGTCATTCTTCAGGCGATGACCGATGCATTGAGCCGTCAGGGTTGA
- a CDS encoding sugar-binding domain-containing protein encodes MKNDQSQDIEADLLRARIGWFYFVGGMTQQQIADKLQVTRLRVNRIIGQIRADGSVIVDLRLPLVECVKLEEAVKQRYGLEEAAVLPAVEDYDETQRTIGEAAGQMLENHMGRYEGVGIGWGKTLSYSVRRLSGHHGKLSHVVGLMGATTRGSGNDTTEVATAMANAIDVECFSLTAPIYCRTSADRDSFLQDEMLMEAMHHAEEVQPCLISCADLTHRSRIMSLPRVKQALPELLEKEAVGSVLGFFLDPAGNVIDHPLNRSIMALPAEKLREKPVSILASGGRSKLPIIRAILRGKYVNRLVTDETVARALLYET; translated from the coding sequence ATGAAAAACGATCAGTCACAAGACATAGAAGCGGACCTTCTGAGGGCGCGCATAGGGTGGTTTTACTTTGTTGGTGGGATGACCCAGCAGCAGATCGCCGACAAGTTACAAGTAACACGTTTACGCGTGAACCGGATTATCGGGCAAATCAGGGCGGACGGATCCGTCATCGTAGATTTGCGTTTGCCGTTGGTCGAGTGTGTGAAGCTGGAGGAAGCCGTCAAGCAGCGGTACGGCCTGGAAGAGGCCGCGGTTTTGCCGGCGGTTGAAGACTACGATGAAACACAGCGAACGATCGGGGAGGCAGCCGGTCAGATGCTGGAAAACCATATGGGGCGCTATGAGGGCGTCGGCATCGGCTGGGGCAAGACGCTCAGCTATTCGGTGCGTCGGCTCAGTGGCCATCACGGCAAGCTGTCCCATGTGGTCGGTCTTATGGGGGCCACAACGCGTGGGTCCGGTAACGACACGACCGAAGTCGCGACGGCGATGGCCAATGCGATCGATGTGGAATGCTTCTCGCTGACCGCGCCCATCTACTGCCGAACGAGTGCCGACCGGGACTCCTTTCTGCAGGACGAGATGCTGATGGAGGCAATGCATCACGCCGAGGAGGTTCAGCCCTGCCTGATTTCCTGTGCGGATCTGACGCATCGGTCCAGGATCATGAGTCTGCCGCGCGTCAAGCAGGCCTTGCCGGAACTGCTTGAGAAGGAGGCGGTCGGTTCGGTGCTGGGCTTCTTCCTCGATCCGGCTGGCAACGTGATCGACCATCCGCTGAACCGGTCGATCATGGCGTTGCCTGCTGAAAAGCTGCGAGAAAAACCTGTCTCGATCCTCGCATCCGGTGGTCGAAGCAAGTTGCCGATCATCCGCGCAATCCTGCGCGGGAAATATGTCAATCGACTGGTGACCGATGAAACGGTCGCCCGGGCGCTGCTCTATGAAACCTGA
- a CDS encoding ABC transporter permease, translated as MQPNPFLSVLRNPLVGVFIALLVIFVISAVASPYFLTSYNMSVVARSLAFVGLITIGQSMLMILGELDLSLGVIGGLCGVVSGMLMINLGLNPWVALVACLLLGAALGCFNGLMVTVLKLHSLVLTIGTAGVFGGANLVLTKGVAITNIPKEIQFLGRGDLFGVPMPFVVMLIVLIIASFVIMKTPFGRYIYAIGDNTPAARMLGIKVDAVRVLVFTIAGMLAALAGLLMVTRLGTAQPSIGETWVLPPIAASVIGGVATTGGVGTPLGAILGAAIIGVIENIIVLFGVSPYWQGVVSGFIVVLAISFDSISRRYIRGDR; from the coding sequence ATGCAGCCTAATCCTTTCCTGTCTGTGTTACGCAACCCGCTTGTGGGGGTCTTCATCGCGCTGCTGGTGATCTTCGTCATTTCAGCCGTCGCATCGCCCTACTTCCTGACGTCCTACAACATGTCCGTGGTGGCCCGTTCCCTCGCCTTCGTCGGCCTGATCACGATCGGCCAGTCGATGCTGATGATCCTTGGCGAACTTGATCTCTCGCTTGGTGTCATCGGCGGACTTTGCGGCGTTGTCAGCGGCATGCTGATGATCAATCTTGGCCTCAACCCGTGGGTTGCCCTGGTGGCCTGCCTGCTGCTCGGCGCCGCGCTGGGCTGTTTCAACGGCCTGATGGTCACCGTGCTGAAGCTGCATTCGCTGGTGCTGACCATTGGTACGGCCGGTGTCTTCGGCGGCGCCAATCTGGTTCTGACCAAGGGCGTGGCCATCACCAACATCCCCAAGGAAATCCAGTTCCTCGGGCGTGGCGATCTGTTTGGCGTTCCGATGCCCTTCGTTGTCATGCTGATCGTGCTGATCATCGCCTCCTTCGTGATCATGAAGACACCGTTTGGCCGCTATATCTATGCCATTGGCGACAACACACCGGCCGCTCGCATGCTGGGCATCAAGGTGGATGCCGTCCGGGTGCTGGTCTTCACCATTGCCGGCATGCTGGCCGCTCTGGCGGGCCTGCTGATGGTCACGCGACTGGGCACCGCCCAGCCATCCATCGGCGAGACCTGGGTGCTGCCTCCCATCGCGGCGTCGGTAATTGGTGGCGTTGCCACGACCGGTGGCGTCGGCACCCCGCTTGGTGCCATTCTGGGCGCGGCCATCATCGGGGTCATCGAAAACATCATCGTGCTGTTCGGCGTTTCGCCCTACTGGCAGGGGGTTGTCAGCGGCTTCATCGTTGTTCTGGCCATTTCCTTCGACTCCATTTCCCGGCGCTATATTCGCGGCGACCGCTAG
- a CDS encoding pirin family protein produces MSWNPTGTSDGPLETLIIPRARDIDGFEVRRALPAPQRQMVGPFIFFDQMGPAEFITDGGIDIRPHPHIGLGTVTYLYQGEFEHRDSLGTHQMIYPGEVNWMLAGRGVTHSERTSAAARAKAGQKLYGIQTWIALPEDREDMAPDFEHHKQSALPLLSDGGAEARLILGTAYGEESPVTMQSETFYLDVILQPGARFPLPDDHEDRGIYVTEGEIEVAGDSYEAGRMMVFRPGDRISVKAGPHGARLMALGGATLNGKRYIWWNFVSSSRERLAEAQAAWQAGDWNNGLFHLPPGDGDEFIPFPKELERARPKEW; encoded by the coding sequence ATGAGCTGGAACCCGACAGGGACTTCCGATGGCCCGCTGGAAACGCTGATCATACCGCGTGCCCGTGATATCGACGGTTTTGAAGTGCGCCGAGCCTTGCCAGCTCCGCAGAGGCAGATGGTCGGGCCGTTCATATTCTTTGATCAGATGGGGCCAGCCGAATTCATCACCGACGGTGGCATCGACATTCGCCCCCATCCCCATATCGGGCTCGGTACGGTGACCTATCTCTATCAGGGCGAATTTGAACATCGCGATAGCCTCGGGACGCATCAGATGATCTATCCCGGCGAGGTGAACTGGATGCTGGCGGGCAGGGGTGTGACGCATTCCGAGCGGACCAGTGCGGCGGCTCGGGCCAAAGCTGGTCAGAAGCTCTATGGCATTCAGACCTGGATTGCATTGCCGGAAGACCGTGAAGACATGGCGCCCGATTTCGAACATCACAAGCAATCCGCCTTGCCCTTGTTGAGCGATGGCGGGGCCGAGGCCCGGCTGATCCTCGGCACTGCCTATGGCGAAGAAAGCCCGGTGACGATGCAGTCGGAGACCTTTTATCTCGACGTCATCCTGCAACCGGGTGCGCGATTCCCGCTGCCTGATGATCACGAAGATCGCGGTATCTATGTCACGGAAGGCGAAATCGAAGTGGCTGGGGACAGCTATGAGGCGGGTCGGATGATGGTCTTCCGCCCCGGCGACCGGATCTCGGTAAAGGCGGGGCCGCATGGGGCTAGGCTAATGGCTCTGGGCGGTGCGACGCTCAACGGCAAGCGCTATATCTGGTGGAATTTTGTGTCCTCCTCAAGGGAACGCCTCGCCGAGGCGCAGGCGGCATGGCAGGCGGGCGACTGGAACAATGGCCTGTTCCATCTGCCGCCGGGAGACGGGGATGAGTTCATCCCCTTTCCCAAAGAGTTGGAGCGGGCGCGCCCTAAAGAATGGTAG
- a CDS encoding TIM barrel protein, with product MKLGLNLSFAIKRWIEPERLAALVADELDTRYVQFTWDLVDPGWPAATRDALARKYAKAFSNAGVIVESSFGGLASYSYNHLLAPTAELRDLGKQHLQNAIDMTAAMEVPAAGMPFGSYSADDAVNPARREEIYKQALEAYVELSRHARKQGLSMLMVEPVPLATEFPSSTADALRLMKDLDGQTDVPVRLCVDWGHALFKPLFGDDANMDHWMKTCGDYIGAFHLQQTDGLYDRHWNFTHDGIVTPQLLADFWDRHQLTDQTCFMEIIYAFEETDEFVLSDMKKAMALFKKV from the coding sequence ATGAAACTTGGTCTGAATCTGTCCTTTGCCATCAAACGCTGGATCGAGCCTGAACGGCTGGCGGCTCTGGTGGCGGACGAGCTGGATACGCGCTATGTGCAATTCACATGGGACCTTGTCGATCCGGGCTGGCCAGCAGCTACCCGCGATGCCCTTGCCCGAAAGTATGCCAAGGCCTTCTCCAATGCCGGGGTCATTGTTGAAAGCTCGTTTGGCGGGCTAGCCTCCTATTCCTACAATCACCTGCTCGCACCGACCGCGGAATTGCGCGATCTGGGCAAGCAGCATCTGCAAAACGCCATCGACATGACCGCAGCCATGGAAGTGCCTGCCGCTGGCATGCCTTTCGGCTCCTACAGCGCGGACGACGCAGTCAATCCGGCCCGTCGCGAGGAAATCTACAAGCAGGCGCTTGAAGCCTATGTCGAGCTGTCCCGCCACGCCCGCAAGCAGGGCCTGAGCATGCTGATGGTCGAGCCGGTTCCCCTGGCCACGGAATTTCCGTCGTCCACAGCGGATGCCCTGCGGCTGATGAAGGATCTCGATGGACAAACCGATGTCCCCGTCCGGCTTTGCGTTGACTGGGGTCATGCCCTGTTCAAGCCACTGTTCGGCGACGATGCCAACATGGACCACTGGATGAAAACCTGTGGCGACTATATCGGCGCCTTCCATCTGCAACAGACCGATGGCCTCTATGACCGACACTGGAACTTCACCCACGACGGCATCGTTACGCCACAGTTGCTGGCAGATTTCTGGGACCGTCATCAGCTCACGGACCAGACCTGCTTCATGGAAATCATCTATGCCTTCGAGGAAACCGACGAATTCGTTCTCTCGGACATGAAAAAAGCCATGGCGCTTTTCAAGAAGGTTTGA
- a CDS encoding methyltransferase domain-containing protein: MDQGSHQKFDMARAEEYAQQARIALAGYDACHELSACILSAAIGAQRDARVLVVGAGGTGGEILATVKLEAGWRFVAVDPSAPMLDLSRMQVEAAGCADRVEFVCSTVSDLAPDADFDAALVIGVLHHVKDDVDKTALLRDIAMRLKPGGSMVLAGNYRAYASEPLLLAAWANRWRLAGADEDEVRRKRDTIMRGAVPPESEDKVASLIMGVGFEAPERFFSSLFWGAWHTRRTAD; encoded by the coding sequence ATGGATCAAGGCTCACACCAGAAATTCGATATGGCGCGTGCGGAAGAATATGCGCAGCAGGCACGCATTGCGCTCGCCGGTTATGATGCCTGTCACGAGCTTTCCGCCTGTATCCTGTCTGCGGCAATCGGGGCACAGCGCGACGCCCGGGTGCTGGTGGTCGGGGCGGGCGGCACCGGTGGCGAGATACTGGCTACCGTCAAGCTTGAGGCGGGGTGGCGCTTTGTTGCGGTGGATCCTTCCGCGCCGATGCTCGATTTGTCCAGAATGCAGGTAGAGGCAGCGGGCTGTGCTGATCGCGTGGAGTTTGTCTGCAGCACGGTGTCTGATCTTGCGCCGGATGCTGACTTCGATGCGGCTCTGGTGATCGGCGTTTTGCACCATGTGAAAGATGATGTCGACAAGACCGCTTTGCTGCGCGATATCGCGATGCGCCTGAAGCCGGGCGGATCGATGGTCCTCGCCGGGAACTATCGGGCCTATGCGTCCGAGCCACTGTTGCTGGCCGCCTGGGCCAACCGCTGGCGTCTGGCCGGAGCCGATGAAGACGAAGTCAGGCGAAAGCGCGATACGATCATGCGCGGTGCGGTGCCGCCTGAATCCGAGGACAAGGTGGCGAGCCTGATCATGGGAGTGGGATTTGAAGCGCCGGAGCGGTTCTTTTCCAGCCTGTTCTGGGGCGCCTGGCATACCCGCCGCACAGCCGATTGA